The region AGAGAGTTGAACCAATCGCTAAAGAGTTTGGAAGTGATAAAGTTTATGAACTTGATGTATCAAATGAAGAACATATGGCATCTATTGCTCAAAAAATTGAAAAAGACTTTGGTAAAATTGACTTTTTAGTTCACTCAGTAGCATTCGCACCAAAAGAAGCGCTTAGTGAACCTTTTATTAAAACATCAAAAAAAGCATTTCAAATTGCTATGGATATCTCTGTATATTCTCTTATAGATTTAACAAATCGTTTAGAGAGTGTTTTAGCTGATGATGCATCTATCTTAACACTTTCATATCTTGGTGGACCAAAATACATTGTAAATTATAATGTTATGGGTGTTGCAAAAGCTGCATTAGAATCAACTGTTAGATATATGGCTGTTGATTTAGGTAAAAAAGGTCAAAGAGTGAATGCTATCTCTGCTGGACCTATTAGAACATTAGCGGCAGCTGGTATTGGTGATTTTAAACAAATTCTTACATGGAATGAAATCAACTCTCCATTGAAAAAAAATGTTACAACTGAACAGGTTGGTAATTCTGCTATGTATCTTTTAAGTGATCTTGCATCTGGTGTAACAGGCGAAGTTCATTATGTTGATAGTGGTTATAACATCATGGGAATGGCTGCAGCTGAGACTAGCGATGAAGGTAAAACAGTTCTTTCTTGGGACATGAAATAGTATAAAAATAACTATAAACTGATTATTATTTAATCAGTTTATAGTAGTAAAAATAGCATCTTCTGTGTCATAATCTTCATATCAAAAAATAAGGAATTTAAATGAAACTTATAAAAATTAGTATAGTAGCAGCTTTAATAGCATCTGCTGCATTTGCAGAAGAATCAAAATCGGATTTTGGTGTTAGTGCTAATGTAGCAATGACAAGTAACTATATCTGGAGAGGTATGACTCAAAGTGATGATTCAGCAGCAACTCAAGGTGGATTTGATCTAGATTATAAAGGTTTTTATGTCGGAACATGGGGATCAAATGTTCAATTTGCAGGAAGCGATGCATCTATGGAACTTGATCTTTATGGCGGTTATAAAAACGATATTTCAGGCGTAGAATACGATGTAGGATATATACAATGTGCGTATCCAAACGATTCAAAAGCTTTAAATATTGGTGAAGCTTATCTTAGCTTGGGTTATGACTTTGAAGTTATAGCTGTTAGTGCTAAGTACAATTTAGGGATTCAAACTGATGATACAGATCCTGAAAATGCTTATGAAGGATCTCTTAGTATTCCTGTTCCTATGGAGATAAGCATAGATGCAACTGTTGGTAACTATGAAAATGTCGGTGTTTACTACTATGCAGGTGTTACAAAAACTTATGAAAAGTTTGATTTTACACTAGCATATAGCGGAATGAATTATGAAACATCTGGAGTAGATAGCGAAAATAACGTGATTGCTACAATTTCTGCAAGCTTCTAAAATAACTCTATATTTAACTCTCTTTTCCTCTTTAGAGAGTTAAATTTTGCTATAATTTTCTTCATGTTAATTTTATCAAAAAAACTTTTTTATATATTGTTTATGTTATTACTTATCTCAGTAATCTCTTTTTTGGCGATTCATGCAGCACCAAATAGTTTCTTTGCAGCTGGTGAATTAAATCCAAATATGACAAAAGAAGCTATAGAAAAATTAAAAGCAGTATATGGTTTAGATAAATCACTTTTTGCTCAATATATTGACTGGGTTAAAAATATATTAACACTAAATTTTGGCATCTCTTTTGTAAGCGGTCAGGATGTAAGTGCTGAGATTTTAAAACGTCTTCCAATTACCTTGATTATGAATATAACAGCCTTAATCGCAGTGTTTGTTCTATCTCTTTACCTTGGTATAAAAGCAGCCTTAGAGTATGAAAAAAAAACAGATTATATAATTCGCCAAATATCTTTAGTCTCTTTTTCAATGCCATCTTTTTATCTTGCACTTTTATTTATAATATTTTTATCATTAAATCTAAACCTTTTTCCAATTGCAGGTCTTCACTCTATTGAAGAAAAAACAGGTTTTGCATACTATACGGATATGGCTTGGCATCTAGTTTTACCAATCGGAGTTATGGTGTTTGTCGGTCTTGGAAGTATGATAATTTATATACGCTCTTTAACTTTAGAGATATTAAAGAGTGATTATTACTATTTTGCACTCTCTCGCGGACTGAGTAAAAAAAGACTTCTTCGTTACTATATTCTTCCAAATTTATTTCCGCCTATAATTACTTTGCTTGGATTATCTCTTCCTGGTTTAATTGGTGGAAGCGTTATTTTAGAGTCTATTTTTGGTATTGAAGGAATGGGACAACTATTTTTTATGAGTGCTTTAAGTAGAGATTATCCTATAATAATGGGAACTTTAATGATAACAGCATTTTTAACACTTTTAGGTAATATGATTGCGGATTTAATTCTTTTGAAATTAAACCCGTATATGAGTAGAGGATAAAAAGCTAAGATAGCTTCTTTAGAAATTTTAGTTAAATAGTGCTTCTAGTGCGTCTACACCATCTTTAGCTTCTTCTACATTTCCATCTTCATTTGTCACTTTATCATTTTCAACAAGCTCTATATTTAGTCCTGTAAGCATAGATGCAAGACGGATATTTATTCCGCTTTTACCGATTGCTTTTGATTTTTGATCAGCAGGTAAAGTAATGATGGCTTTTTGAGCTTCTCCATCTTCATCTTTTATGATTTCAACATGAGAGATAATTGCAGGACTCATTACACGAGATATAAAAAGTTCAGGGATTGTTGTATATTCAACACAATCAATGTTTTCGCCAATTAGTTCTTGACTAACTGCATTGATACGAACACCCTTAACTCCAACTGTAGCACCGACAGCATCTACTTGAGGATGAGTGCTAAGAAGTGCTATTTTAGCTCTCTCTCCTGGTATACGAGCGCTTCTTTCTATAATAACAGCACCATCTGCAATCTCAGGAACTTCAAGAGCTAACAACTCTTCTAAAAATTTTGGAGATGTACGTGATAGTTCTATTTGGATGCCATTTTCTTTGTCCATATTTACACGACGAACTACAGCTTTTAAGTGATCGCCTTTTTTAAATACTTCACCTTTTATACGGCTTTTCATAGGCAATACTGCACGAACTTCATCTACTTCAATATATGTTGCATTGTGAGAGTCAACACTAGTAACTAAACCTGTTACAAGTGTGCCTATTTTTGAATTGTATTTGTTAAAAAGTTCATCTTCAACAAGTCTTTGAATGTGAAACTCTATCTCTCTATGAAGTTGAGATGCACCAGTTCTTCCATACTCTTCTAAATCGTGCGGAATTTGAAGTTCATCTCCAAGTTCTACTTGATCATCGTATTCTCTTGCATCTGTTATAGATATGTAAGCGGGAGCTACTTCTTCATCTTGAAGTTTTTCATCATCATCAGCTACTACAGTAATAGTTTGAATAATTTCTATACGTTTTGTTGCTTTATCAACATTTGCTTCAAAAGCAAAGTTTTTATCAATAACTCTTTTTGCAGTTTGAACAAAAGCAGTTTTTAATGCTTCTATAACTTTTTCAGGTTGAAGACCTTTTTCATGTGCAATCGCATCAACAATATCTAAAATTTTTTCCATAGTTAAATGTCCTATTTAAGGTAATCTCATAAAAAACAGTTGTAAAAAATGTGGGATTTCTTATGAAGTGGTGCAATTATATCCAAATTAACTTTAATATGACTTTTAGTAGAGTTTGTATATAATGCAAGACTTTTTATACAGTGAAAATGAAAGAAAACTAAGGATATAAAAGATGGATTTAAAGTTTGCTAGAACAGATATTGATACAAAACCAAAAAAAGCTGATTTAGATAAAATCGAAGCAAGTGTTGAAAAAGAAGGAAGTGTAATTTTTTACTTCGATAGAGAAAATTCTCATAAAGATTTACTAGAACTTCAAGATTATTTTGAAGAAAAAGGTAAGAGTTTTTATATGAGTGAAGTTAAATTTGGTCTTTCAGATAATGAATATATGTATCAAGTACATATTATTAGCTAGGAAAACAGATGAATATTCTCACCAAAGGTGAAGCTTTATTTGAGATGAGTAAATGAAACTTTTTATTGAAACATTAGGTTGTGCTATGAATTCACGTGATTCTGAGCATATGATTGCTCAGTTGAGTGAAAAAGAGGGCTATGAAACTACTACTGATGTTAAAGAAGCTGATCTTATCCTGATAAATACCTGCTCTGTAAGAGAAAAACCAGTAGCTAAGCTTTTCTCAGAACTTGGTGTTTTTAAAAAAAATAAAAAACCAGATGCTAAGATTGGTGTTTGTGGATGTACAGCATCTCACCTTGGCGAAGAGATAATAAAAAGAGCACCTTATGTTAACTTCGTTTTAGGAGCTAGAAATGTCTCAAAAATCACAGAAGTCCTTCACAAAGATAAAGCAGTTGAGATAGATATTAATTACGATGAGAGTGAGTTTGCTTTTGATGACTTTAGAACATCCCCATATAAAGCTTTTATAAATATTTCCATCGGATGCGACAAATCTTGTACTTACTGTATTGTTCCAAAAACTCGTGGTGATGAGATATCTATACCAGATGCACTTATTATTAAAGAGGCTCAAAGAGCTGTAGAAAATGGTGCTAAAGAGATTTTTCTTTTAGGTCAAAATGTAAACAATTATGGACGTCGTTTCTCAGGTGAACATGAAAAAGTAAATTTCTCAGAACTTCTTCGTAGACTCTCAAAGATAGAAGGTTTAGAGCGTATTCGTTTTACTTCTCCACATCCTTTTCACATGGATGATG is a window of uncultured Sulfurimonas sp. DNA encoding:
- the fabI gene encoding enoyl-ACP reductase FabI, whose protein sequence is MIMKGKKGLIVGLANNKSIAYGIAKSCADQGAEMAFTYLNDALKKRVEPIAKEFGSDKVYELDVSNEEHMASIAQKIEKDFGKIDFLVHSVAFAPKEALSEPFIKTSKKAFQIAMDISVYSLIDLTNRLESVLADDASILTLSYLGGPKYIVNYNVMGVAKAALESTVRYMAVDLGKKGQRVNAISAGPIRTLAAAGIGDFKQILTWNEINSPLKKNVTTEQVGNSAMYLLSDLASGVTGEVHYVDSGYNIMGMAAAETSDEGKTVLSWDMK
- the nusA gene encoding transcription termination factor NusA, which translates into the protein MEKILDIVDAIAHEKGLQPEKVIEALKTAFVQTAKRVIDKNFAFEANVDKATKRIEIIQTITVVADDDEKLQDEEVAPAYISITDAREYDDQVELGDELQIPHDLEEYGRTGASQLHREIEFHIQRLVEDELFNKYNSKIGTLVTGLVTSVDSHNATYIEVDEVRAVLPMKSRIKGEVFKKGDHLKAVVRRVNMDKENGIQIELSRTSPKFLEELLALEVPEIADGAVIIERSARIPGERAKIALLSTHPQVDAVGATVGVKGVRINAVSQELIGENIDCVEYTTIPELFISRVMSPAIISHVEIIKDEDGEAQKAIITLPADQKSKAIGKSGINIRLASMLTGLNIELVENDKVTNEDGNVEEAKDGVDALEALFN
- the miaB gene encoding tRNA (N6-isopentenyl adenosine(37)-C2)-methylthiotransferase MiaB; the encoded protein is MKLFIETLGCAMNSRDSEHMIAQLSEKEGYETTTDVKEADLILINTCSVREKPVAKLFSELGVFKKNKKPDAKIGVCGCTASHLGEEIIKRAPYVNFVLGARNVSKITEVLHKDKAVEIDINYDESEFAFDDFRTSPYKAFINISIGCDKSCTYCIVPKTRGDEISIPDALIIKEAQRAVENGAKEIFLLGQNVNNYGRRFSGEHEKVNFSELLRRLSKIEGLERIRFTSPHPFHMDDEFIEEFAKNPKICKSMHMPLQSGSSKVLKDMKRGYSKEWFLNRVEKLRSVCPEVSISTDIIVAFPGESDEDFEDTLDVMKKVRFNQIFSFKYSARPETEAQYFTNTVDEEVASYRLTTLQNLHTEILDEINASSLGKTYRVYFEDLIQDFYVSGRSDDNIVVKVKGSDELLGEFRDVKITSIGRTILTGEVVA
- a CDS encoding TorF family putative porin gives rise to the protein MKLIKISIVAALIASAAFAEESKSDFGVSANVAMTSNYIWRGMTQSDDSAATQGGFDLDYKGFYVGTWGSNVQFAGSDASMELDLYGGYKNDISGVEYDVGYIQCAYPNDSKALNIGEAYLSLGYDFEVIAVSAKYNLGIQTDDTDPENAYEGSLSIPVPMEISIDATVGNYENVGVYYYAGVTKTYEKFDFTLAYSGMNYETSGVDSENNVIATISASF
- a CDS encoding HP0268 family nuclease, which translates into the protein MDLKFARTDIDTKPKKADLDKIEASVEKEGSVIFYFDRENSHKDLLELQDYFEEKGKSFYMSEVKFGLSDNEYMYQVHIIS
- a CDS encoding ABC transporter permease, with protein sequence MLILSKKLFYILFMLLLISVISFLAIHAAPNSFFAAGELNPNMTKEAIEKLKAVYGLDKSLFAQYIDWVKNILTLNFGISFVSGQDVSAEILKRLPITLIMNITALIAVFVLSLYLGIKAALEYEKKTDYIIRQISLVSFSMPSFYLALLFIIFLSLNLNLFPIAGLHSIEEKTGFAYYTDMAWHLVLPIGVMVFVGLGSMIIYIRSLTLEILKSDYYYFALSRGLSKKRLLRYYILPNLFPPIITLLGLSLPGLIGGSVILESIFGIEGMGQLFFMSALSRDYPIIMGTLMITAFLTLLGNMIADLILLKLNPYMSRG